TCAATAAGGTTGAGATACGGCCGCCAATGGGACGGCAGCTTGTTGAATATGCCGCCAATGGTGACGTGTTGGCGCATTTCTATGATACCACCCCACCAGTCTCCAGTTCATTGATAACGTGTGGGTGCCACGAGAGGGGAATACTTTCTTATAAATAGGGGTTGCTGCCAGAGGGAGGCGCATTTCGGCTACGGAGCCAGGCTATCGCTGATTTCTCGCAAACGGACTAAAGTGTTACGCGCCCACACGCCAGCAATGGTGAGTTTACGAAACGAGGGCGGAAAACCGCCACTTACCGAACTTGTTTCAGATGGCGTTACAAATGTTGCTACTCCTCGAAGTAATTGTCATTCTTTTCTCGCCTTCGTTGTCTTACCCGGTTTATGGAACGAAAAGGTACGGCCGCTCTTCAGGCCAACGAGTCTCTTCTTGGGCGCCATACCAAATGGTGCGCACCCAGAGATATCCAGTAAACTACTATGAATTGTATCCTTACAGCCAAGGCTATCCCGACGACTACTATCCTCAAGAAACCTACCCAGTCTACTACCCTCCGGCTAGAACCTCCAAATACGAGGTGTACCAAGCTGTCCTTCCCTACTATTACGGCGACCACATCATGACTCGCCCCAATTACGGATACTACGACACTGACCCCCTCGACATCCAAGAAGAAATGATGCAAGAAGCCGAAAGAGAAGAACGCGAAGAAGCGCAACCGATCGGACACGAACTCCTCTACGAAAATGAAGACCCGAACGAAGAAAACCTGGATGATGTCAACGCTGCGTTCCTTCAAAACCTCATCATGTCACAAATGTACAAAGAAGCCCTCGATAACCAGAAAGATTACTACGATGACTACTACCCGAACGAAGAATACGGCAAATGGGAGGATATCCCGAAGCAAAAGTCGCGCTACAGCCAGGAAGACGAAGACGTTAGAGAGTTGAAACAGTTGGTCAAGTCGAAAAACAAGCCGAATTTGAACGAGATCCACTGGTTCCAGCACGGCAATTTCCGCAAACAGAAAGAAcagcaaagtaaaaatagcTTTACAGAGAAGCGCGATAAAACTTTCGACAGAAAGCCAGTAAATAAATTGACGACAACGACGCCGCCGCCTCCGGCGACTTCTCTGGAGCCGAAGCGGGACGCGAGGGGCCAGAAAGAAGAAGTCTTGATGCGTCCGGCGACTCCTGTGCGGCACCCGTTCTCCAGCCCCGTTCTTGAGATGATGTCGAAGGACGACGAGAGAAAGCGAACGCCGTCCGTCTACGACACCATCAAGCATATGCTCGACATGGAGAAGAGTCTTGAAAATGTAAGTACGGCCATTCATTCCGCTTCATTCAATCTATGCTTGGCGCCGTGCCAACATTGGGGTAGGATACTGAATCGATCGGTTTGTTGCAGAAATACGGAGCGGACGAGATCAGACCGCACATGAAGAAGCGGATCATTGCGAGCGAGGAGAGCCTCACCCACCAGCTGTCGGTGCTGAAGAAGGGGCAGTAAGAGAGAGATTGGTAGATTGTTGCAACTAAGACTGAAGAATTAGTATTAATTTCGTTGTTGACAATGTTAAGGTTGATTGGCTTCAGTTCCACTGTCATTTCGCTTCTCGTAATCCTTCCAATATGGCTCTTTGCTGCCTGGGTGTAcatataataacaataatcgTCGGTGTCATTCTGTATATTGCGTGTCAATTTCAATTACTCATTCCTCCGGGGTTACGTTGACTTTTTATTTAACCGGTTCGGAAAATGGGACACTTTGATTTGATTATTTCCCTGctgttaaataaaaagttccAGAGGAGACAATAATGGTTGTTTGTACGTTTAAGGAGATGTTCTAGAGGTAACTCACGAAACTTGTTGTGGGCACAATAATCTCAGATCGATATTACTGTTGATTTCTGCAGCAAAGTAGGCATTCACATTAGAGCTTAAACCATGACAGGGTGCCACGGTTTGTGGCTTTCGAATCTTCGTTCAAGCACACATTTTCCGGGCTTTATTTTCATATAATAGGCAGGACGGGTTGTCAGGGGCGTACGGAGACGCATGTATGCCTATTATAATTCTTCACATTGCAGACGCAATCTGTGATACAGAGAAACAAGGACTGTGCTTATTACAGTAGTCTCATTGTCGCAAAATCGGTGTCCCAGTTTAGATCAGTGTAGCCACACACAATTTCGTTAAAGTGGCACAATTTTCACTAGAAGAAGTGTTTGTTGTTCTCTAATGATTGTTGGAATTTCTCGAAGCTCTTCCATTAACGCGCTTTCAGTCAATCAGTGCAAATGCTTGTTGTTCCTTACAGCATTAGAAGcttctctatttttttaatagatattCATAGAGGAAGTATATTTTTGCCGGATATTTTCCCACCGGCACTTTTCGCAATTTCCCGGTCTGGTTCTGTCAATTCCGCGACATATCAGGCAACACTTTGCGTTCCCAATGGGTCAGACTCTATAAGAACGAACCAGAGGAAAATTCCGAATTTCATccaatcaaaatattttgtagtagATAATAATGGCATTAGAAGCTGCTTCTTGTCGATATTATTGACAAAGTCTGTGTCAATGATTGGGACATAAATgtgcattttgaaaattattcgTCGTAATTTCCAAAATGTCGTAGCTGTTTTACTAGAGAAGATAAAATGTACATATCCCTGCATATTTTGTACCAAATGTAAATACTATATTTTGATATATCGTAGGAATAGCTGAAGTACTGTAATAGTTCTAAACGAAAAGACACTCTTATTCCGTCGAATAAGACCTCACGCTAATCTGTGTatataaagtattaaattattataaccTACTGACTGATATAATAAATGTCTTCAGAATAAAAACTCTTATTTTTCGCACCAACCCTCGAACTCTCTCGATAAATATTTAAGGGCTTAATTATAGGCCGAAAGGTCATCCAGTATCTTGCTGGAGCAGTTCATGACCTTGTTTACGAGATCCGGGCAACGGGTCCTGGATGAACTTTGACATTTTCCCGGTATTACGCCCAACGGTCGGGATTCTCTACAGATTATTTCATGAAATCCAAGCAGACGATTATATTTCACGCCGCAATCGTGTTTTGTTACTTAAACTTCAATCAGTGCTGACATTATTAATCCGATTTTATCTTTGATGCTGCCAAAAAATAATGAGGCGTGTAAGGCGCCGATAAAACCCCTCGAGTTTTTGCAAGGGTTATAAAAGGAGGTTGGCTTCAGGTTTACACGTGTAAACAATAAAGACAACTTGCTAGGGTTCGCACTCGATCGATTGCTTTATCTGGAGacctatttttatatttttgttatttagttTCAGAAATTAATTGCTTTATTCAAGCAAAACCACAACTTTACGCTTGTTTCTAGTTATCACCAccgtgttttaattaaactttatttgtttgtaaaaGACTTGTAAATTTCTTTGCTACAACTAGCGCAAAGACGACTCAAATCCCTGCCTTTGAGGGTGCCggcttttataaaaaacataaagtcgTAGAAATGTGATATGTAAAACTTCCTTTATGAAAAACCTTATGAAAGATGAAACAACAAATGGGTGTAGTATACCTTCTGTACAGAGTTTGCTCAAGTCATATTTAGTTTGAGTTGGGACTAAATGAATACAATCGCTGTCTGTGCCGCTCCAGACATATCTGTTTATTTTGCCTGACCTTTTCGGGTTCTGTATCATTTTCTCGGGTAACAACAGGTGACAGGTAACGATCTAACTagaattgattaatttttttcttgaagtAAATTTCAATCGTCGCACTAATGAGCAAAGTAAAGCTT
The sequence above is a segment of the Tribolium castaneum strain GA2 chromosome 9, icTriCast1.1, whole genome shotgun sequence genome. Coding sequences within it:
- the LOC103312793 gene encoding uncharacterized protein LOC103312793 isoform X2, which codes for MMALQMLLLLEVIVILFSPSLSYPVYGTKSQGYPDDYYPQETYPVYYPPARTSKYEVYQAVLPYYYGDHIMTRPNYGYYDTDPLDIQEEMMQEAEREEREEAQPIGHELLYENEDPNEENLDDVNAAFLQNLIMSQMYKEALDNQKDYYDDYYPNEEYGKWEDIPKQKSRYSQEDEDVRELKQLVKSKNKPNLNEIHWFQHGNFRKQKEQQSKNSFTEKRDKTFDRKPVNKLTTTTPPPPATSLEPKRDARGQKEEVLMRPATPVRHPFSSPVLEMMSKDDERKRTPSVYDTIKHMLDMEKSLENKYGADEIRPHMKKRIIASEESLTHQLSVLKKGQ
- the LOC103312793 gene encoding uncharacterized protein LOC103312793 isoform X1, with the translated sequence MMALQMLLLLEVIVILFSPSLSYPVYGTKRYGRSSGQRVSSWAPYQMVRTQRYPVNYYELYPYSQGYPDDYYPQETYPVYYPPARTSKYEVYQAVLPYYYGDHIMTRPNYGYYDTDPLDIQEEMMQEAEREEREEAQPIGHELLYENEDPNEENLDDVNAAFLQNLIMSQMYKEALDNQKDYYDDYYPNEEYGKWEDIPKQKSRYSQEDEDVRELKQLVKSKNKPNLNEIHWFQHGNFRKQKEQQSKNSFTEKRDKTFDRKPVNKLTTTTPPPPATSLEPKRDARGQKEEVLMRPATPVRHPFSSPVLEMMSKDDERKRTPSVYDTIKHMLDMEKSLENKYGADEIRPHMKKRIIASEESLTHQLSVLKKGQ
- the LOC103312793 gene encoding uncharacterized protein LOC103312793 isoform X3, producing MERKGTAALQANESLLGRHTKCQGYPDDYYPQETYPVYYPPARTSKYEVYQAVLPYYYGDHIMTRPNYGYYDTDPLDIQEEMMQEAEREEREEAQPIGHELLYENEDPNEENLDDVNAAFLQNLIMSQMYKEALDNQKDYYDDYYPNEEYGKWEDIPKQKSRYSQEDEDVRELKQLVKSKNKPNLNEIHWFQHGNFRKQKEQQSKNSFTEKRDKTFDRKPVNKLTTTTPPPPATSLEPKRDARGQKEEVLMRPATPVRHPFSSPVLEMMSKDDERKRTPSVYDTIKHMLDMEKSLENKYGADEIRPHMKKRIIASEESLTHQLSVLKKGQ